One window of Methanobacterium alkalithermotolerans genomic DNA carries:
- a CDS encoding PsbP-related protein: MKKIQILSMLLIVCSVLVAGCTSEGDDWSSNKTYSGMGVSFDYPGTWTDQSNDPMLVDTFGESGVAFGKDNEIFGFVVVDVGVLSAADKDKLINDLIETYKTELRLTNEKDIMVDGVSAKLLSSPNPTDGIYTNVAFWIKNEDLYITVYTSEKSGIETFERILNTFKTT; this comes from the coding sequence TTGAAGAAAATACAGATTTTGAGTATGTTATTAATAGTATGTTCCGTATTGGTAGCTGGCTGTACCAGTGAGGGTGATGATTGGTCCTCCAATAAAACTTACTCCGGGATGGGAGTAAGCTTTGATTATCCCGGGACCTGGACTGATCAGAGTAATGACCCCATGCTGGTAGATACTTTTGGTGAATCAGGAGTAGCTTTTGGTAAAGATAATGAAATCTTTGGTTTTGTAGTAGTGGATGTTGGTGTTTTATCAGCAGCAGACAAAGATAAATTGATAAATGACCTTATAGAAACCTATAAAACTGAACTAAGATTAACCAACGAAAAAGATATCATGGTGGATGGTGTAAGTGCCAAATTACTCTCATCACCCAACCCCACTGATGGTATATACACTAATGTAGCCTTCTGGATAAAAAATGAAGATTTATATATTACAGTATATACCTCTGAGAAGAGTGGCATAGAAACCTTTGAGAGAATTCTAAACACTTTCAAAACCACTTAA